The following are from one region of the Pocillopora verrucosa isolate sample1 chromosome 3, ASM3666991v2, whole genome shotgun sequence genome:
- the LOC131772346 gene encoding forkhead box protein Q1-like — translation MEPLNRDGLELSTNKQRNDPCLSSKAERLKPPHSYIALIATAILNSPGKKLTLTEINEYLVHHYAFFRGPYQGWKNSVRHNLSFNKCFVKILRDPARPWGKDNYWTVSSLHDYLLADGTFRRRRRRKPKKKEDRQDFGHGLTTEQILPNNTVREFSIQDVARRNILMLPSYEPVRVNRVRSTNVPTVSKSTTAKPFHGSFSIESILADGKTSAKEASLKSRRGSQKFPHRSVINPNIGPLVAQRNIGHCYHPAPETPHHFQRQEHLCAPMVPNAAFPSSCEVWNTCHCFHSCATATTHFHACYGWKKEHI, via the exons ATGGAGCCACTCAACAGAGATGGCTTAGAGCTGTCCACGAACAAACAGAGAAACGACCCGTGTTTATCGTCTAAAGCGGAACGTTTGAAGCCTCCACACTCCTATATTGCACTCATCGCAACTGCGATTTTAAACTCGCCGGGGAAGAAGTTGACGTTGACAGAAATAAACGAATACTTAGTCCACCATTACGCTTTCTTTAGAGGTCCTTACCAAGGTTGGAAGAACTCCGTGCGCCACAACCTGTCATTTAACAAGTGCTTCGTTAAGATCCTGCGTGATCCAGCGCGGCCGTGGGGCAAGGACAATTACTGGACGGTAAGCTCACTGCATGATTACCTGCTGGCGGATGGGACATTCAGAAGAAGGCggagaagaaaaccaaagaaaaaggaagacagACAAGATTTCGGACATGGCCTTACCACTGAGCAGATCCTACCGAACAACACCGTGAGGGAATTTAGTATTCAAGACGTAGCGCGCAGAAACATTTTAATGCTCCCCTCTTACGAGCCTGTCCGTGTGAACCGGGTACGATCCACTAATGTTCCTACAGTCAGCAAGTCTACAACGGCCAAGCCTTTCCATGGATCGTTCTCTATCGAAAGCATTCTAGCTGATGGGAAGACAAGCGCAAAAGAGGCTTCACTTAAGTCAAGGAGAGGAAGTCAGAAATTTCCTCATAGAAGTGTGATTAATCCAAACATTG GTCCCCTGGTAGCGCAGAGAAACATTGGCCACTGCTATCACCCAGCACCGGAGACCCCCCACCATTTTCAGAGACAGGAACACTTATGCGCACCCATGGTTCCTAACGCAGCCTTCCCGAGCAGCTGTGAAGTGTGGAACACTTGCCACTGTTTCCATTCGTGTGCAACCGCTACCACGCATTTTCACGCTTGTTACGGATGGAAAAAGGAACATATCTAA